The genomic region acagaatccctttaaagaaaacatcaatttattttaaattaatatcaGATACCTAAAAATGCATCCTTTGCTTTTTGTTGTGTCTCTCAATTCTTACTGTGCCTCGGGCTCATATTCATATCCCACATTAGGTGTCACTGGGACAAGGGCACAAGTTTGAGCGAGACGTCGAGCTTCTGGCTTATTACACGGATGTGAACAAACCCAGTGTCACCGCAGAGGCGGGACTTCCTGACGCCAAAACTGGTGAGCCAATCAGAACAACGGCACTTTGAAATGATATAGTAATAATGTGAACTGCCAACATGTCCATCTCTAcctcaatatatatttatttggttcAAGTGGCCAACAAAGTGCAATGAAAGTTTATAACTGGTTGCATTGTTTTTAaaagatagaaatatataaatgtgctccagcgccacctgctggtcattttgccaccagtctgaccagcaagtagtcaaggaagttgtcaggagaaagaaagaggctgatgttcttctgcttaggaaagatgtgagaaaggtttctaattttattcctaagcagaagaacatcagcctctttctttctcctgacaacttccttgactacttgctggtcagactggtgggaaactgaccagcaggtggcgctgttgtaacagaattcattcatattaacagtacatgtatcccttaatatcttgggatttaaaataaataaataatgaatgtaaatgacaaaagtgcttagaatagccccctcatcagttttatattcacttattttaaaggtttacttatctacTCTGACCATATCATGATGGTTAGAGGATGTCCCATCTTGTAATtctgctttccatcttttttgcCCAATTCAAGACACCTTGATGGCAGATCCCGCCGTCATGCTAAATTTTTACCCAAGTTTTCCAGCGACCCAAGAGCAATCGAACTGCGGAGAATTCCTTTTCCTTATGGATAGATCTGGGAGCATGGAGTGTGGAATGAATTCAGAGCCAAATGCCCCACAGCGCATTGAGAGTGCCAAGGTTTGTGCAGAACTTACTCACTTGTACTGGGGAAATCAGTCTGTGTTGCTGCCGGGGTCTAGCAGGAAaatttgggcaacttcagaaaacaaaatgttgcatatgttttcccacaatGATTTGTATTATGGCAGGTGGGAAAgaattttcgggagatttgttgcttgcagtagtgaagatttaaaCACGGTGACAAGTCTcccatttttaattaataacccaacacacaatttgctattttttctCTGGCAGGAGACTCTGGTTCTGTTACTGAAGAGTTTGCCGCTCGGCTGCTACTTCAATATCATCGGTTTTGGGTCTCGCTTTGAGTTTTTCTTCCCGTGAGTATAAAACATTCTATGAAAGTCTGAGGATTCAGTTCCATCTGGAGAAGTATGAATAGGCTGGTGCTGTTCATCTTGGGCCGTAGATGTTCTAGACTTACTTGCTGGATTGTTCTTTTCCCTCCTCCTAGAGAAACGATCGAGTACACCCAGGAGACAATGGATGAAGCTGTGAAGAAGGTGAACCAGATAGAGGCCAACATGGGGGGGACAGAAATCCTACAGCCCTTAATGAAGATCTACAAAACAGCTGTGAGACCAGATCACCCCCGACAGGTAAACCGCATCCCCCTATTaaggacagacagacagcaaACCAACCGAAATATGAGGAACATTTCATATAAACTACAGGTACTTGTTACAGACCCCGCTTACTTAACCTTTGTTTTCCTTGTGCAGCTCTTTGTTTTTACGGATGGAGAAGTTGGAAACACAAAACAAGTGATAGAAGAAGTTCAGAGAAATGCCCATAATCATCGGTAATTATAATGTGATAGTCGTCCCTTGTtccttgtgttctggggtatttatttgtattgcccTTGTACAGTTATAACAGAGAACAGTGGTGTCAATATTTAAGTAGCCTTTAGTAGTAGTAGTTCAGCCTATAGAAGGATTTTACCACCTATGAGCAAGGGAAACCCCTGTTGCTTCTGATCCCCAATTATTACACTTCCTGTTACCCATAGTGCATCTCTCCATTGTGCCTCCATGTTGTTCTGTGCAGGTGCTTTGCCTTTGGAATCGGGGAAGGCGCCTCCACTTCTCTCATTAAAGGGATTTCCCGAGCGGCCGGAGGCACCTGTGAGTTTATCACTGGGAAGGAAAGAATGCAGCCCAAGGTGAGAGTCTGCTGTTCagatatgttatataatataatgttaataatagactagggatgtgccgaatccactattttggattcggccgaatccccaaatccttcgtgaaagatttggctgaataccgaactgaagccgaatcctaatttgcatatgcaaattaggtctgGGTAAGGAAACTGTGGGGAAACACAGAAAGTCACCCAATTTCCCTTCCTGACCCTGatttctatatgcaaattaggatttggttccgccatgcacaaggatttggccgaatcatgctgaaaaaggccgaatcctagatTAGGTGAATCCCtataataaacaaattattattgttaataaatgGCATATGTTATGGATTATAATATGAATAAATGTTGTTCTATTGTTTGCTTATTTGTCTATTTTGCCATTTTGGTCCTTACATTAAACAAGCACACAGTGTCTGGTCTCAGCACAAAGGCttttcaatagggatgcaccgaatccactattttggattcggccaaaccgcaGAATCcctagtgaaagattcggccgaatactgaatcgaatccgaatcctaatttgcatatgcaaattacgggtggggaggggaaaccattttttacttccttgttttgtgacaaaaagtcacgcaatttccctccctgcccctaatttgcatgtgcaaattaggattttgatttggTTCATCTGGGCAgtaaggattcagccgaatccgaatcatgctgaaaaaggccaaatcctgaaccgaatcgcTCCATCCCTAGTTTTCTTGTCTCCGTAAGAAATTcctaaaatgattttctattgtgtttgttaagcaaaataaactttacttacaatatatatattcattaaatctTTTTTGCATTCGGTCTTGGGATTCACAATCGCAGGGagcagtcattttgtggacattaaTGCAAGTTTTGAATCAGCACAAAATGTTGTAAatgctccagaatgggggacctgacgCCCGTACTCTGGCTCCATAATTATTGACCATGAGGAATGAGAGTAGTGACATGTAGGGAAATGCAGGACGGAAAGTGAAAGACTtgatatgattgacagctgagattgtTAAATACCTTAATAACAGATATggacgctttaataaaaaaataatttgagtttttatgtttaatttgaaaattacttttattatacagcttttgatGTCTGGGTAACAAATGGCCCCTTTAATAAACTCTTTTGTTTCCCTTAGGTTCTTAAGGCCCTGAAGAATTCCCTGCAGCCCACAGTGAAGCAGATCTCACTGAAATGGACTCTTCCTTCTGGTGTGGAGTCTGTTCTGCTCTCAAAACCCCCCAGTAACATCTTCCAGGGCCACAGAGCAATTGTCTACGCTCAACTGAAGGGAAAGGTAAGAAAAGACACATGCCAATAGCACTTTTGTAATTGGCAGTGATTTTCTGATTTTCAGTTATTAgcgatattagcagttttacactaCATTTACCAGTCTTTCAGTTCAGCAGAATGCCAGTGACCCTAAATGTCTATGCACTTCCTATATAGTCACTTAACCCTTGGGTTGCCAACACGCTGCCTTTCAGAAAGATCTTACTCTTCTAATCTGCTAGAGTAGACACTGTGTCAATGTGGGTCTTCTGAAAGCAAAAGAAGATGTTGAGCTTTAATCCCTCAGTGAAGAGGGCAGCCAATAAGCATGGAGCAAAGAGCTGATGTCACACCAGGAGGGTTTATCTATAGAGTTACTAAAGCCCAAGTTATTTAATGCAGGAACAtacggaacacattttaggacatcctccgaGGAAATCCCTGTCCTCCATGCGATCTCCTATCCTAGAGGAATGCAACATCGCCTGCTTTTCAACTCACCCCTCCCTCAAAGCGGacgtcacacctcgctcctccaTCCTCAGATGTCAGCTCCTGCTCCTCAGTCATCCGACCtgggtcctccctcctcagccatgcGTCCTGggtggtgtttttgtttttttttttaaacttccgtTTTTTTTATGTGATGTAATTTAGCGGAGGGTGAAGTGCGGAGGGCTGAAGAGTGAAAGCAGAAGGCTGAGTGCTGAGGAAAGAGGGTAGAGGGCGGAGGGGTGAGGGCGGAGGGCTGAGGAGTTCAtatggctgagaagggagggtagaggacggaggtgtgactgcagcatTTGAGGAAGAATGACAGTAAAAACACCGGATGCGGCATTCCTAAGCCATAGGAGATCGCATAGAGGACAGGGATTTCCCTGGAGGGTGTCCTGGAGggtgtcctaaaatgtgttccgtaGTAACATACGGTAGGTGCTGTCACGTCCAAGACTTGCAGGGTCGGCGATCCTCTACATGAgctagtgggggtcatttatcaacactgggcaaatttgcccatgggcagtaacccatggcaaccaatcaaaatgctgcattcattgttctacttgcagctggctttaaaaagctaatcactgattggttgctataggtaactgcccatgggcaaatttgcccagtgttgataaatgagccccagtgtctcaTGGCAAGATTATGAGCGGTGCAGGAATTTTATAGGTTAAtgtgtttattaaaacataaagaCGGATTAATCAGTGCAGTGCTCAGCACGGTGTAAGCTTTACGTATTCATTTAGCAGAAAATCACCCTTATGCAGGTTTTTGCAGCTTATCTTATCCACCCCATTCCCTCAGACCCCCACACACACCTTTATACCAATACACCTTGTCAGCTCCCAAAGTACCAATTTGCATCCGTGTATGTGACTCTGGACTCATAGACTTTCTGTTTCACTGAAATATCCAGAGACAATACGGAGGAGTAATGTGACTGTTTGTTAGGAAAGATGCGTACATGTGAGAAATGTCAGTCATAATGAGGTGCTGTgttaatatatttacataatatatatataataacatttggGGCAGGTGCACACCCCCTTATACAGGGCAGCAGCACTATAGTAAGGTGGTgtcagcctataatacaaatattCATTTCTTTTAACCCTTTTGTTTTTGTCAATGGATTTATATTGGGGATATATTTTAAACAGAGCATTGTCTCTATAGACACGGACGAAGGGggacatgccctttaatgtaatgctggtggcacacggggagaatTGTCGCCAAGTGATCAATCTTCgctactgtgggcgactaatatccccgaaatgCTTCAAAAATGTGACTTGCCGGTAGGATAGCATAAGCGTTGGttcagttttccaaagtcgcccgcaGTTGCCTGACAAGGAAACGTCTGCGATTTCTGAAAACTAAgagggttaattatcaaaatccaaaatatctcattattttctgaaacatactccgaccaaatccacacgggttttttccccttatttatcaatacaaaatTCCAGTGCAGTAGAAAACTCATAAAATGGTGAAAATCATCCAAAAATGCAAATCAtatggattttttatattttctgccggaaaactccgattttttggatttttgcctgaaaaaccacaaaatctttggattattgcacgaaacctagcgcagatcaggatatcttctggacttctcccattgacttctacatgaactcggcagatctgaaatgccggattttcggattctgacttttttcacaaaaataatcGTATTTATAGtatagaaaactcgaattttttcgAGTTCGTGGCATTTGGACTTGAATAAATAACTTTCCAAGTGATGCACCTGCCATCCCCCcgacgattcacattcttgccggtgggaaggcatttgggggatAATAGTCGCCCACAGTAGCTTAAGATCCAATTTAAAACAAGCTTGATATAGAAGAATCCTATTATTATGAACATGATTATTTTGTTGTACAGATCAGTGAGGGAGAAGAAGGAGAAGTTTCCCTCGAGTACAAATTTAAAGATGAGATGCTCAGAAACTCCCTGAAGTTCCCTCTTAAGGTTGAAAAAGCTGAACGGTAACATGAAATGTCATAAAACCTGTTTTTATTGTGATAATGTTCAATTGAAACCTCTCCCAGAAGAGGCAGAGCCTTGAAACTTCAACAAAAAGTTATTTTAGGAAcaaacttgtattttattgacaCAATCGGCCTCACCCACATGCGCAGTGTTTGTCCTATTCTGGTAGCATTGATTTCCAGATAGAAATTCTTGTGTTTTACATGAAACCAAGAGCAGTTCCTGAGCCAACAGACGGTCGCTCTCTATAATGAACTGTCGGTATAGAATATTAACTGCATTTTAGAGATTTTATGGAGAGGAAACATTTTAGGGAAAGGCAGGTATTAAATATAACTATTCCCTGTAGTTCAGTTGGGCGCACAGTTCATTTACCTGTAATTGAAAGTTGTATTGACCGTTTCTCTATATGGattgtttatactgtacatataagtgGGTGCTGCCCTACTAATTGCACTGACAACTACACAGCCCCTATGTCGGCATTTCTAGCTGGGAATGTTTCAGGTTCTAGAAAAAATGTAACCTGCCCAACACATTCCCTTACTCTGTATCATCTCCTCCGACCCAGACCCACCATCCACAGACTCGGGGCCAAGGCTCTAATCTCTGAGCTGGAGAGTGGGACAAACTCAGAGTCGGAGGAAGTGAAGAAGAGAATTATAGAGAGCAGCATCCAGTCTGGAGTCATCTCCTCTCTCACTGCCTTTGTAGCCGTCAATAAGGAAACCAAAACCCCCGTGCAAGGGCCCCCTGTTCGCAGAGACATCCCAACCCCTGGTAAGTACTTACACGTATGTTCCGTGTGCTGTTTGCTCCTTGTTCATAACACAGGCTGTGCAGGTGCCCCCAGGTTGTGCTCATAGACTAAATGGTGAGACAGAGATAAAAATATCAGGTCTTGTATTTAAGGCGGCATTACAGTTTTACTTTAAGttaaagttaacctttaaaatacgtGAATGTAAAACAGatgaggggggctattctaagcacttttgtcatttacattcattatttattttgtttttattccaagatattaagggatacatgtactgttaatatgaatgaattgtgttacaacagcgccacctgctggtcagtttcccaccagtctgaccagcaagtagtcaaggaagttgtcaggagaaagaaagaggctgatgttcttctgcttaggaataaaattagaaacctttctcacatctttcctaagcagaagaacatcagcctctttctttctcctgacaacttccttgactacttgctggtcagactggtgggaaactgaccagcaggtggcgctgttgtaacacaattcattcatattaacagtacatgtatcccttaatatcttggaataaaaacaatataaataatgaatgtaaatgacaaaagtgcttagaatagccccctcatcagttttacactcacttattttaaagttttacttatcctttaagatgaGCTCCTCTGAACTTACTCCCTTAGTAAACCTTAACGGGTAAATGATCTACCTGCTTTCTATATCTGCCTACCTGCTCTGTTTCTTGGTTCTGTGCTTTCTGACATCGCCCGAAGTtcccttgtgaggcaactttcggcgacttcggaaaatgaagcattccgagtgccatcccgccggagatttacattgtagctggcaggaaggcagtttggagagattagtagcctgaagaagaggcgatttgtcgctgggagaataatctcccccgaatcttagcgtgtgtcaccacccttagagTGACAGCACACAGGGAGACTAGTTGCCCCTCAGTTGACCTTCTCTtgtgtgggcaactaatctcctctgaAATGCTTTACTGCCAGTGATAAAGTGATTCGCTGATGGTAAAACATATGCAGTGCTTCGTTTTTCCAAAGTTTTCTCTTGAGGCAAGAGGATTCCACTATACATATCCCGTATATTAGAGAACCTTGGATCTGCTGGTATTTACACTAGTGAGTCTGTATACGTTTCACAGCTCTGCAACTGCTCATATTTTATCCAAACTACtggaccagggtcggactgggggggcttggggcccaccggggctactgccccccCTACGCACCGCATTTGTGAGTATGCGCGTGGGTCTGTGTGCATGCATTCTGCGCTAGGTTTGTGCGCAcgcactacattttttttttgacggtaATACAAACAAACCACTGAAAATCTAATATTGCCATtaagaagcggatctgggcccacaagagcccggggcccaccaggttttttcccgatgtcccgctggcccagtccgacactgtactggACTACAGGATGAGTCACATGATCAATTGAAATAAATGATGGAATTGATTAGATCTGTctataaatgtccttttttttccctttctcagGATTAATGTATGGGGCGCCTATGGCTTGCATGAGGAGTATGCCAGCTAGTGGTATGTACTTACCTATATATTCCAGACTACACTGTATTTGCTCCTTGTTATTATATTGCCCATGTGGGGAATAAAAACATCATCATGTTGTCATCTGTCAGGCCTtgaatttaaagagacaacacagtggggctcatttatcaacactgggcaaatttgcccatgggcagttacctatggcaaccaatcagtgattagctttttaaagccagctgcaagcaatacaatgaatgcagcaattggTTGCCATAAGTTACTGtgcatgggcaaatttgcccagtgttgataaatgacccccagtgtgttaaCTAGTCTAGACTAACTAGTCCTCTTAAGAAACTTATTACAGAAATGATACAGAGCTGCCTGCAGTACTCACCTAATTTCTATCCTGGTTACCTAACCTACGTCCTGGTTCTGTGCTGAGCCAATCTCAGCTCTTTATAAAAGAAGCACAGTCTGTGATTGGGTGGATCATGGTTATAGGATCTCTGCCATTATTAGAATACTCTTACTACCAATTCATTAACATGAGGCAGCTAAAAGCATTATGGCGGCTTCTTTGAGCAAAAATCTGGGAAACAGTTTACTGCACGACACATATTTGTATATCCCACAAGTACTGCATGGCACTACTGATATTCATTATTGAATACATTGCATCGCCCCAGTGCGGCTGATATTTACACCATTTTACTGGAGATCAGGGTGAATCACATTACCCACTGATATATTATTGAGGGGATTGATTGGGTTTGTAtcaatatttttctaaattttgtttgttttttttctatcagGCTTCATGTTTGGGAGTGCTGGGCATTCTAATAGAATCCTGTCTAGTAAGTAACTTCATACATTTACTATTTGCTCCTTGTTTTTATACATGGGACCAGAACATGAGTATAAACCTTTATCACAAATGAATGAAGAACTAAAATAGTGCTGTTTAGTGTTTGTCAGGGCCTGTAGTTATTTATCAGCCCCATATTGAGTAAATGACACAAAGCTGCCGGCAGTACTTACCCACTTTACATCCTACCCACCTACTCTACTTCCTGGTTCTGGACTGAACCAATCTGCTAAATGCTGGGGGGGAAACACTCAGTGGCTTGCAGTTCTAGAACATGGGCCATTCAGgggcgcttcaccaatgaggtgagttgaggctctcgtctcaggcggcagcgccccactaggtaccagggcggcaaaaatgctgctcctggtatttAAGAGGctaatttctggttttcaaaccggaaattcagttcttctagtgcagagagccaagttaggctctctgcgctaccGTACTGGCCCTCTTTGCTGCCCTCGTGGACCTCCCTGGACCCCCTAAAgcacaaaaaggtaagcgcacaggggaaggggggcggcagcaactgctgctgcctcaggtgatggaggggccaggatcggccCTGGGGCCAGTACTTATGGGACCCAACCAACGGCCACTCTTGAGACCGGGTTTTATATTGTAGTTAAGATGACAGACAGTTATAGAGCaagtaacaaagtaacatagtaacatagtaagttaggttgaaaaaagacacatgtcatcaagttcaaccttttaattttttttaacctgcctaactgccagttgatccagaggaaggcaaaaaaaaacaatctgaagcctctccaatttgcctcagagggggaaaaattccttcctgactccaaaatggcaatgggaccagtccctggatcaacttgtactatgagctctctcccatatccctgtattccctcacttgctaaacaccatccaaccccttcttatacctatctaatgtatcagcctgtacccctg from Xenopus laevis strain J_2021 chromosome 1S, Xenopus_laevis_v10.1, whole genome shotgun sequence harbors:
- the vwa5a.S gene encoding von Willebrand factor A domain containing 5A S homeolog (The RefSeq protein has 10 substitutions and aligns at 94% coverage compared to this genomic sequence) yields the protein MAPFCGLIIVCSRQPVPLRGISVEVQVKGFVADVCATLKYKNTEEKPIEAVFVFPLDQDSAVYSFEATVEGKKIVADLQEREQANKTYDEAISKGQQAFLLQEDKSSGDIFSCSVGNLPPGQEAEVKLSFVQELPLESDGAVRFVLPAVLNPRYTPKDHEESITAQVPRVPIGQIPYTLDLTAHFYSAYGISKIQSNCDISPIEYTDSDKTAAKVSLGQGHKFERDVELLAYYTDVNKPSVTAEAGLPDAKTDTLMADPAVMLNFYPSFPATQEQSNCGEFLFLLDRSGSMECGMNSEPNAPQRIESAKETLVLLLKSLPLGCYFNIIGFGSHFEFFFPETIEYTQETMDEAVKKVNQIEANMGGTEILQPLMKIYKTAVRPDHPRQLFVFTDGEVGNTKQVIEEVQRNAHNHRCFAFGIGEGASTSLIKGISRAAGGTCEFITGKERMQPKVLKALKNSLQPTVKQISLKWTLPSGVESVLLSKPPSNIFQGHRAIVYAQLKGKISEGEEGEVSLEYKFKDEMFRNSLKFPLKVEKAERPTIHRLGAKAQISELESGTNSESEEVKKRIIESSIQSGVISSLTAFVAVNKETKTPVQGPPVRRDIPTPGLMYGAPMACTMSMPASGFMFGCYMSADMAMPEMAHRGGGLRLQSKVSNKKARERLLAAPKFHSGPKFSVQANEAPALFRLISLQKADGSWTLNSELASILGLSLKEMRNNDPKQSPDPAVWATLLAVIWLHAHCLDQRDEWELLEHKAVSWIKSRAGSSSLRDSIKAGNDLLKSAVDPEEFGL